A single region of the Drosophila takahashii strain IR98-3 E-12201 chromosome 2R, DtakHiC1v2, whole genome shotgun sequence genome encodes:
- the Kank gene encoding KN motif and ankyrin repeat domain-containing protein 2 isoform X2: MIWILFWLAVLWLWYGAKIPQETRPAPSSANTAPAGMSRSVRSCNCCPYGYHIDLDFVRYCEALAHEKPSEEEQRRRDRRRSRKSMEFMLGFESLFGGDWQAESRVQGKLSEASHESEPDSPRPIGGALNMSQSYNTTPCYRPRSSSVPRFTYGSIPPRSESPFGTASSTCSSLRGGVESDAGLYHQRHRPAISPPETRAFLHEALDEVCSDFERTLERTSVKRRKTPYGGSLSMDRNNNKLSLSLSNGHAALKESKSHRLGHSTWDRYFDVADSCIGGNRSPTGTPRPFLRSNTLPLQQRPSPAEVQYESYVQATVAANAKSPVEQLESAKSPGAPPPPPPRRHHLLAATPTGASTSKEDRQQENGSMSGSSLQSPVISEAGQTTADAQALFQIREQMALSLRRLKDLEEQVKIIPDMELELNSLRSEKQKLLRRNEELMRSQRQTPSPPSPGIKTASPVQFTPQRISPVSLESLGARMRSSSTSASPSPSVVRRDVSTQAVVRPPATRDVSVGHQPTTRNVGVQPSEIVYSKEELEKKVEQALTNAQKQQLRKLISVGTQMYVPQREQRDSGVQTLPERPKLKYNVGVSAKPATRENFTSCKPDVRHVGSSEDRLDDVLCEKCAVSKKSVACGPETPPEKVKQAPQMPGRSNTFSLGENETVSVVRKTIGCQTPVAVVLSAGSQTTTAAVRSTGAQVHPQQQHSGVQCGTEQVSRQTDTTGLQRLTRSQTKAEQVAESVPRPSTRHTGSNTDKVAEPEEPAKVRTSHSACNTEEVRKRDVGCGDIVKPHISIACAANYCDSCKEAIQDLARGFSKSSPTTPRTGGAPRRSTSADSRIPRPKHLTSPSPVRKEFKRQNTYTLATPSPTPSPQVERKARLSSLQEKPPTVSSFQAADPLAESQSFIRQPQKDLLDLSLLGDDELIVREEKRVSISWSRDASPAPLMTSSGTTKSESPEQEPAMSSSSESSPPIDVQIAQGARKKSSTPLKSSQSEGSQVTVIEQPATKAQLHQLAQADSEPRKKTELSKGLQEALKVINDSLLKKLGAKPISSQSLKSAKATIQDHWFINSSTGKSDPHQVEDYLDYFESLSVPLLEYCVNLSDNNGNTAMHYAVSHGNFDVVSILLDSKVCDVNQMNNAGYTSVMLVSLAKLKQPSHRTVVERLFKMADVNIRAKKHCQTALMLAVSHGNGDMVNMLLDAGADINIQDEDGSTALMCAAEHGRVEVIKHLLSHPDCDSLVNDVDGSTAFKIAWQAGHRDVGLLIYVHEQMLRSKLPNRGVPTKSSLISTQRHNRQPSQ, translated from the exons ATGATTTGGATTCTATTTTGGCTAGCGGTTTTGTGGCTCTGGTACGGGGCAAAAATTCCGCAAGAAA CTCGTCCAGCCCCTTCCTCCGCCAACACCGCTCCTGCGGGCATGAGTCGATCCGTGCGCAGCTGCAACTGCTGTCCCTATGGCTACCACATCGACCTGGACTTTGTGCGCTACTGCGAGGCTCTGGCCCACGAGAAGCCcagcgaggaggagcagcgaCGGCGGGACCGGAGGAGATCGCGAAAGTCCATGGAGTTCATGCTGGGATTCGAGAGCCTCTTTGGCGGCGACTGGCAGGCGGAGTCTCGGGTCCAGGGAAAGCTGAGCGAG GCCTCACATGAAAGCGAACCGGATTCGCCACGCCCCATTGGAGGGGCGTTGAATATGTCGCAGTCGTACAACACGACGCCGTGCTACCGACCGCGCTCGTCGTCCGTGCCGCGCTTCACCTACGGCAGCATACCGCCCCGATCTGAATCGCCCTTCGGAACCGCCTCCTCCACCTGCTCCTCCCTTCGCGGCGGCGTGGAGAGCGATGCGGGGCTATACCATCAGCGCCATCGGCCGGCCATCAGTCCCCCGGAGACGAGGGCCTTCCTCCACGAGGCGCTCGACGAGGTGTGCAGCGACTTCGAGCGGACGCTGGAGCGGACCTCGGTGAAGAGGCGCAAGACGCCCTACGGCGGCTCCCTGTCCATGGAtcggaacaacaacaaactgaGCCTGAGCCTCAGCAATGGTCATGCCGCATTGAAGGAGTCCAAGAGTCATCGTCTGGGCCACAGCACGTGGGATCGGTACTTTGATGTGGCAG ATTCCTGCATTGGGGGCAATCGATCTCCCACGGGCACGCCACGCCCCTTTCTGCGATCCAATACCCTTCCCCTGCAGCAGCGTCCCAGTCCGGCAGAGGTTCAATATGAAAGCTATGTCCAGGCCACGGTGGCGGCCAATGCCAAGTCGCCGGTGGAGCAACTGGAGTCGGCGAAGTCTCCGGGAGCccctccaccgccgccgccaagGCGCCACCACCTGTTGGCCGCCACGCCCACAGGCGCATCCACTTCCAAGGAGGATCGGCAGCAGGAGAACGGCTCCATGAGCGGCAGCTCCCTGCAGTCGCCTGTCATCTCGGAAGCTGGCCAGACAACGGCGGATGCCCAGGCTCTATTTCAGATACGCGAACAGATGGCGCTGAGCCTCAGGCGTCTCAAGGATCTGGAGGAGCAAGTGAAGATCATACCCGACATGGAG CTGGAACTGAATTCTCTTCGCtcggaaaaacaaaagcttCTGCGCAGAAACGAAGAGCTGATGAGGAGTCAACGGCAGACACCTTCGCCGCCAAGTCCGGGTATTAAGACCGCCTCCCCCGTGCAGTTCACTCCGCAAAGGATCAGTCCCGTGTCACTGGAGAGCCTGGGAGCTCGGATGCGCAGCAGTTCCACCTCGGCCTCCCCGTCACCCAGCGTCGTTCGGCGGGATGTCTCCACCCAGGCGGTGGTGAGACCACCTGCCACTCGAGATGTGTCCGTTGGCCACCAGCCCACCACCAGAAACGTGGGCGTTCAGCCCTCGGAAATCGTTTACTCCAaggaggagctggagaagAAAGTGGAGCAGGCTCTGACCAACGCACAAAAGCAACAGCTGAGGAAGCTCATCTCGGTGGGCACCCAGATGTATGTGCCGCAAAGGGAGCAACGAGACAGTGGAGTGCAAACTCTGCCGGAGAGACCCAAACTCAAATATAATGTGGGGGTCAGCGCTAAACCCGCCACGAGGGAGAACTTCACCAGTTGCAAGCCGGATGTTCGCCACGTGGGCAGCTCAGAGGATCGCCTGGACGATGTGCTCTGTGAGAAGTGCGCCGTCAGCAAGAAAAGCGTGGCCTGCGGTCCGGAAACCCCACCGGAGAAGGTTAAACAGGCTCCCCAAATGCCCGGGCGCAGCAATACCTTCAGTTTGGGCGAGAATGAGACCGTATCCGTGGTGCGTAAGACCATTGGCTGCCAGACGCCAGTTGCCGTGGTCCTCAGTGCCGGCAGTCAAACCACCACGGCCGCAGTTCGCTCCACCGGAGCCCAGGTGcatccccagcagcagcactccGGCGTGCAGTGTGGAACGGAACAGGTCTCCCGGCAGACGGACACCACTGGTCTGCAGCGACTCACCCGGAGTCAAACGAAGGCGGAACAGGTGGCCGAGtcggtgccacgcccctcgaCCCGCCACACTGGCAGCAATACGGACAAGGTGGCGGAACCGGAGGAGCCGGCCAAAGTCCGCACAAGCCACTCCGCCTGCAACACGGAGGAGGTTCGGAAGCGAGACGTGGGCTGTGGCGATATTGTCAAGCCGCACATCTCCATTGCCTGTGCGGCCAACTACTGTGATTCCTGCAAGGAGGCCATCCAGGATCTGGCCAGGGGCTTCTCGAAGTCCAGTCCAACGACTCCCAGAACGGGAGGAGCTCCCAGGCGATCCACTTCGGCGGATTCGCGGATACCGCGGCCCAAGCACCTCACCAGTCCCAGTCCCGTGCGGAAAGAGTTCAAGCGGCAAAACACTTACACGCTGGCCACGCCCTCGCCAACGCCCAGTCCACAGGTGGAACGGAAGGCAAGGTTGAG CTCCCTGCAGGAGAAGCCCCCGACTGTGTCCAGTTTCCAGGCAGCCGACCCATTGGCGGAGTCCCAAAGCTTCATCCGGCAGCCGCAGAAGGATTTGTTGGACCTGAGTCTCCTGGGCGACGATGAGCTGATTGTGCGCGAGGAGAAGCGGGTTAGCATCAGCTGGTCGAGGGATGCTTCCCCAGCCCCGCTGATGACCTCCTCGGGCACCACCAAGTCCGAATCGCCGGAGCAGGAGCCGGCCATGAGCTCCTCCAGCGAATCCAGTCCGCCCATCGACGTGCAGATCGCCCAGGGAGCTCGCAAGAAGTCGAGCACTCCACTCAAATCTAGTCAGAGCGAGGGCTCCCAGGTGACCGTGATCGAACAGCCGGCCACCAAAGCCCAGCTCCATCAGTTGGCCCAGGCGGATTCGGAGCCCCGAAAAAA AACCGAACTGTCCAAGGGTCTACAAGAGGCCCTCAAGGTCATTAACGACTCGCTGCTAAAGAAGTTGGGTGCCAAGCCCATATCCTCGCAGAGCCTCAAGTCGGCGAAGGCGACTATCCAGGATCACTGGTTCATCAACTCCAGTACCGGCAAGTCCGATCCTCACCAGGTGGAGGACTACCTCGATTACTTCGAATCTCTGTCGGTGCCTCTGCTGGAGTATTGTGTTAATCTGTCCGACAATAAT GGCAACACAGCCATGCACTATGCAGTCTCGCACGGCAACTTCGACGTGGTATCCATTTTGCTCGATTCTAAGGTTTGCGATGTAAACCAGATGAATAACGCCGGATACACATCGGTGATGCTCGTATCGTTGGCCAAGCTGAAGCAGCCCTCCCATCGGACAGTCGTCGAGCGACTGTTCAAGATGGCCGATGTCAACATACGGGCCAAGAAG CACTGCCAGACCGCTTTGATGCTCGCTGTGTCGCATGGTAACGGGGATATGGTCAATATGCTCCTGGACGCCGGGGCGGACATCAACATACAGGACGAGGACGGCAGCACGGCGTTGATGTGTGCCGCCGAACATGGACGAGTGGAGGTTATCAAGCACCTGCTGTCGCATCCGGATTGCGATTCCCTGGTCAACGATGTG gATGGCAGCACCGCCTTTAAGATCGCATGGCAGGCCGGGCATCGGGATGTGGGACTTCTCATCTACGTCCACGAACAGATGCTACGGAGCAAGCTGCCGAACCGCGGAGTGCCCACCAAAAGCTCCCTGATTTCGACCCAGCGCCACAATAGGCAGCCATCGCAGTAG
- the Kank gene encoding KN motif and ankyrin repeat domain-containing protein 2 isoform X6: protein MPMILRKLKYELLRNSCIGGNRSPTGTPRPFLRSNTLPLQQRPSPAEVQYESYVQATVAANAKSPVEQLESAKSPGAPPPPPPRRHHLLAATPTGASTSKEDRQQENGSMSGSSLQSPVISEAGQTTADAQALFQIREQMALSLRRLKDLEEQVKIIPDMELELNSLRSEKQKLLRRNEELMRSQRQTPSPPSPGIKTASPVQFTPQRISPVSLESLGARMRSSSTSASPSPSVVRRDVSTQAVVRPPATRDVSVGHQPTTRNVGVQPSEIVYSKEELEKKVEQALTNAQKQQLRKLISVGTQMYVPQREQRDSGVQTLPERPKLKYNVGVSAKPATRENFTSCKPDVRHVGSSEDRLDDVLCEKCAVSKKSVACGPETPPEKVKQAPQMPGRSNTFSLGENETVSVVRKTIGCQTPVAVVLSAGSQTTTAAVRSTGAQVHPQQQHSGVQCGTEQVSRQTDTTGLQRLTRSQTKAEQVAESVPRPSTRHTGSNTDKVAEPEEPAKVRTSHSACNTEEVRKRDVGCGDIVKPHISIACAANYCDSCKEAIQDLARGFSKSSPTTPRTGGAPRRSTSADSRIPRPKHLTSPSPVRKEFKRQNTYTLATPSPTPSPQVERKARLSSLQEKPPTVSSFQAADPLAESQSFIRQPQKDLLDLSLLGDDELIVREEKRVSISWSRDASPAPLMTSSGTTKSESPEQEPAMSSSSESSPPIDVQIAQGARKKSSTPLKSSQSEGSQVTVIEQPATKAQLHQLAQADSEPRKKTELSKGLQEALKVINDSLLKKLGAKPISSQSLKSAKATIQDHWFINSSTGKSDPHQVEDYLDYFESLSVPLLEYCVNLSDNNGNTAMHYAVSHGNFDVVSILLDSKVCDVNQMNNAGYTSVMLVSLAKLKQPSHRTVVERLFKMADVNIRAKKHCQTALMLAVSHGNGDMVNMLLDAGADINIQDEDGSTALMCAAEHGRVEVIKHLLSHPDCDSLVNDVDGSTAFKIAWQAGHRDVGLLIYVHEQMLRSKLPNRGVPTKSSLISTQRHNRQPSQ from the exons atgccaaTGATTCTACGAAAACTAAAATATGAACTTCTACGAA ATTCCTGCATTGGGGGCAATCGATCTCCCACGGGCACGCCACGCCCCTTTCTGCGATCCAATACCCTTCCCCTGCAGCAGCGTCCCAGTCCGGCAGAGGTTCAATATGAAAGCTATGTCCAGGCCACGGTGGCGGCCAATGCCAAGTCGCCGGTGGAGCAACTGGAGTCGGCGAAGTCTCCGGGAGCccctccaccgccgccgccaagGCGCCACCACCTGTTGGCCGCCACGCCCACAGGCGCATCCACTTCCAAGGAGGATCGGCAGCAGGAGAACGGCTCCATGAGCGGCAGCTCCCTGCAGTCGCCTGTCATCTCGGAAGCTGGCCAGACAACGGCGGATGCCCAGGCTCTATTTCAGATACGCGAACAGATGGCGCTGAGCCTCAGGCGTCTCAAGGATCTGGAGGAGCAAGTGAAGATCATACCCGACATGGAG CTGGAACTGAATTCTCTTCGCtcggaaaaacaaaagcttCTGCGCAGAAACGAAGAGCTGATGAGGAGTCAACGGCAGACACCTTCGCCGCCAAGTCCGGGTATTAAGACCGCCTCCCCCGTGCAGTTCACTCCGCAAAGGATCAGTCCCGTGTCACTGGAGAGCCTGGGAGCTCGGATGCGCAGCAGTTCCACCTCGGCCTCCCCGTCACCCAGCGTCGTTCGGCGGGATGTCTCCACCCAGGCGGTGGTGAGACCACCTGCCACTCGAGATGTGTCCGTTGGCCACCAGCCCACCACCAGAAACGTGGGCGTTCAGCCCTCGGAAATCGTTTACTCCAaggaggagctggagaagAAAGTGGAGCAGGCTCTGACCAACGCACAAAAGCAACAGCTGAGGAAGCTCATCTCGGTGGGCACCCAGATGTATGTGCCGCAAAGGGAGCAACGAGACAGTGGAGTGCAAACTCTGCCGGAGAGACCCAAACTCAAATATAATGTGGGGGTCAGCGCTAAACCCGCCACGAGGGAGAACTTCACCAGTTGCAAGCCGGATGTTCGCCACGTGGGCAGCTCAGAGGATCGCCTGGACGATGTGCTCTGTGAGAAGTGCGCCGTCAGCAAGAAAAGCGTGGCCTGCGGTCCGGAAACCCCACCGGAGAAGGTTAAACAGGCTCCCCAAATGCCCGGGCGCAGCAATACCTTCAGTTTGGGCGAGAATGAGACCGTATCCGTGGTGCGTAAGACCATTGGCTGCCAGACGCCAGTTGCCGTGGTCCTCAGTGCCGGCAGTCAAACCACCACGGCCGCAGTTCGCTCCACCGGAGCCCAGGTGcatccccagcagcagcactccGGCGTGCAGTGTGGAACGGAACAGGTCTCCCGGCAGACGGACACCACTGGTCTGCAGCGACTCACCCGGAGTCAAACGAAGGCGGAACAGGTGGCCGAGtcggtgccacgcccctcgaCCCGCCACACTGGCAGCAATACGGACAAGGTGGCGGAACCGGAGGAGCCGGCCAAAGTCCGCACAAGCCACTCCGCCTGCAACACGGAGGAGGTTCGGAAGCGAGACGTGGGCTGTGGCGATATTGTCAAGCCGCACATCTCCATTGCCTGTGCGGCCAACTACTGTGATTCCTGCAAGGAGGCCATCCAGGATCTGGCCAGGGGCTTCTCGAAGTCCAGTCCAACGACTCCCAGAACGGGAGGAGCTCCCAGGCGATCCACTTCGGCGGATTCGCGGATACCGCGGCCCAAGCACCTCACCAGTCCCAGTCCCGTGCGGAAAGAGTTCAAGCGGCAAAACACTTACACGCTGGCCACGCCCTCGCCAACGCCCAGTCCACAGGTGGAACGGAAGGCAAGGTTGAG CTCCCTGCAGGAGAAGCCCCCGACTGTGTCCAGTTTCCAGGCAGCCGACCCATTGGCGGAGTCCCAAAGCTTCATCCGGCAGCCGCAGAAGGATTTGTTGGACCTGAGTCTCCTGGGCGACGATGAGCTGATTGTGCGCGAGGAGAAGCGGGTTAGCATCAGCTGGTCGAGGGATGCTTCCCCAGCCCCGCTGATGACCTCCTCGGGCACCACCAAGTCCGAATCGCCGGAGCAGGAGCCGGCCATGAGCTCCTCCAGCGAATCCAGTCCGCCCATCGACGTGCAGATCGCCCAGGGAGCTCGCAAGAAGTCGAGCACTCCACTCAAATCTAGTCAGAGCGAGGGCTCCCAGGTGACCGTGATCGAACAGCCGGCCACCAAAGCCCAGCTCCATCAGTTGGCCCAGGCGGATTCGGAGCCCCGAAAAAA AACCGAACTGTCCAAGGGTCTACAAGAGGCCCTCAAGGTCATTAACGACTCGCTGCTAAAGAAGTTGGGTGCCAAGCCCATATCCTCGCAGAGCCTCAAGTCGGCGAAGGCGACTATCCAGGATCACTGGTTCATCAACTCCAGTACCGGCAAGTCCGATCCTCACCAGGTGGAGGACTACCTCGATTACTTCGAATCTCTGTCGGTGCCTCTGCTGGAGTATTGTGTTAATCTGTCCGACAATAAT GGCAACACAGCCATGCACTATGCAGTCTCGCACGGCAACTTCGACGTGGTATCCATTTTGCTCGATTCTAAGGTTTGCGATGTAAACCAGATGAATAACGCCGGATACACATCGGTGATGCTCGTATCGTTGGCCAAGCTGAAGCAGCCCTCCCATCGGACAGTCGTCGAGCGACTGTTCAAGATGGCCGATGTCAACATACGGGCCAAGAAG CACTGCCAGACCGCTTTGATGCTCGCTGTGTCGCATGGTAACGGGGATATGGTCAATATGCTCCTGGACGCCGGGGCGGACATCAACATACAGGACGAGGACGGCAGCACGGCGTTGATGTGTGCCGCCGAACATGGACGAGTGGAGGTTATCAAGCACCTGCTGTCGCATCCGGATTGCGATTCCCTGGTCAACGATGTG gATGGCAGCACCGCCTTTAAGATCGCATGGCAGGCCGGGCATCGGGATGTGGGACTTCTCATCTACGTCCACGAACAGATGCTACGGAGCAAGCTGCCGAACCGCGGAGTGCCCACCAAAAGCTCCCTGATTTCGACCCAGCGCCACAATAGGCAGCCATCGCAGTAG
- the Kank gene encoding KN motif and ankyrin repeat domain-containing protein 2 isoform X4, which translates to MFSTSEDALPQRRKRVAKRSLKLKPDSKPNSPKSWWSDYSCIGGNRSPTGTPRPFLRSNTLPLQQRPSPAEVQYESYVQATVAANAKSPVEQLESAKSPGAPPPPPPRRHHLLAATPTGASTSKEDRQQENGSMSGSSLQSPVISEAGQTTADAQALFQIREQMALSLRRLKDLEEQVKIIPDMELELNSLRSEKQKLLRRNEELMRSQRQTPSPPSPGIKTASPVQFTPQRISPVSLESLGARMRSSSTSASPSPSVVRRDVSTQAVVRPPATRDVSVGHQPTTRNVGVQPSEIVYSKEELEKKVEQALTNAQKQQLRKLISVGTQMYVPQREQRDSGVQTLPERPKLKYNVGVSAKPATRENFTSCKPDVRHVGSSEDRLDDVLCEKCAVSKKSVACGPETPPEKVKQAPQMPGRSNTFSLGENETVSVVRKTIGCQTPVAVVLSAGSQTTTAAVRSTGAQVHPQQQHSGVQCGTEQVSRQTDTTGLQRLTRSQTKAEQVAESVPRPSTRHTGSNTDKVAEPEEPAKVRTSHSACNTEEVRKRDVGCGDIVKPHISIACAANYCDSCKEAIQDLARGFSKSSPTTPRTGGAPRRSTSADSRIPRPKHLTSPSPVRKEFKRQNTYTLATPSPTPSPQVERKARLSSLQEKPPTVSSFQAADPLAESQSFIRQPQKDLLDLSLLGDDELIVREEKRVSISWSRDASPAPLMTSSGTTKSESPEQEPAMSSSSESSPPIDVQIAQGARKKSSTPLKSSQSEGSQVTVIEQPATKAQLHQLAQADSEPRKKTELSKGLQEALKVINDSLLKKLGAKPISSQSLKSAKATIQDHWFINSSTGKSDPHQVEDYLDYFESLSVPLLEYCVNLSDNNGNTAMHYAVSHGNFDVVSILLDSKVCDVNQMNNAGYTSVMLVSLAKLKQPSHRTVVERLFKMADVNIRAKKHCQTALMLAVSHGNGDMVNMLLDAGADINIQDEDGSTALMCAAEHGRVEVIKHLLSHPDCDSLVNDVDGSTAFKIAWQAGHRDVGLLIYVHEQMLRSKLPNRGVPTKSSLISTQRHNRQPSQ; encoded by the exons ATGTTTTCAACATCAGAGGATGCCCTGCCGCAGAGACGAAAGCGTGTGGCCAAGAGGAGTTTAAAACTGAAGCCGGACAGCAAGCCAAACTCGCCGAAGAGCTGGTGGAGCGACT ATTCCTGCATTGGGGGCAATCGATCTCCCACGGGCACGCCACGCCCCTTTCTGCGATCCAATACCCTTCCCCTGCAGCAGCGTCCCAGTCCGGCAGAGGTTCAATATGAAAGCTATGTCCAGGCCACGGTGGCGGCCAATGCCAAGTCGCCGGTGGAGCAACTGGAGTCGGCGAAGTCTCCGGGAGCccctccaccgccgccgccaagGCGCCACCACCTGTTGGCCGCCACGCCCACAGGCGCATCCACTTCCAAGGAGGATCGGCAGCAGGAGAACGGCTCCATGAGCGGCAGCTCCCTGCAGTCGCCTGTCATCTCGGAAGCTGGCCAGACAACGGCGGATGCCCAGGCTCTATTTCAGATACGCGAACAGATGGCGCTGAGCCTCAGGCGTCTCAAGGATCTGGAGGAGCAAGTGAAGATCATACCCGACATGGAG CTGGAACTGAATTCTCTTCGCtcggaaaaacaaaagcttCTGCGCAGAAACGAAGAGCTGATGAGGAGTCAACGGCAGACACCTTCGCCGCCAAGTCCGGGTATTAAGACCGCCTCCCCCGTGCAGTTCACTCCGCAAAGGATCAGTCCCGTGTCACTGGAGAGCCTGGGAGCTCGGATGCGCAGCAGTTCCACCTCGGCCTCCCCGTCACCCAGCGTCGTTCGGCGGGATGTCTCCACCCAGGCGGTGGTGAGACCACCTGCCACTCGAGATGTGTCCGTTGGCCACCAGCCCACCACCAGAAACGTGGGCGTTCAGCCCTCGGAAATCGTTTACTCCAaggaggagctggagaagAAAGTGGAGCAGGCTCTGACCAACGCACAAAAGCAACAGCTGAGGAAGCTCATCTCGGTGGGCACCCAGATGTATGTGCCGCAAAGGGAGCAACGAGACAGTGGAGTGCAAACTCTGCCGGAGAGACCCAAACTCAAATATAATGTGGGGGTCAGCGCTAAACCCGCCACGAGGGAGAACTTCACCAGTTGCAAGCCGGATGTTCGCCACGTGGGCAGCTCAGAGGATCGCCTGGACGATGTGCTCTGTGAGAAGTGCGCCGTCAGCAAGAAAAGCGTGGCCTGCGGTCCGGAAACCCCACCGGAGAAGGTTAAACAGGCTCCCCAAATGCCCGGGCGCAGCAATACCTTCAGTTTGGGCGAGAATGAGACCGTATCCGTGGTGCGTAAGACCATTGGCTGCCAGACGCCAGTTGCCGTGGTCCTCAGTGCCGGCAGTCAAACCACCACGGCCGCAGTTCGCTCCACCGGAGCCCAGGTGcatccccagcagcagcactccGGCGTGCAGTGTGGAACGGAACAGGTCTCCCGGCAGACGGACACCACTGGTCTGCAGCGACTCACCCGGAGTCAAACGAAGGCGGAACAGGTGGCCGAGtcggtgccacgcccctcgaCCCGCCACACTGGCAGCAATACGGACAAGGTGGCGGAACCGGAGGAGCCGGCCAAAGTCCGCACAAGCCACTCCGCCTGCAACACGGAGGAGGTTCGGAAGCGAGACGTGGGCTGTGGCGATATTGTCAAGCCGCACATCTCCATTGCCTGTGCGGCCAACTACTGTGATTCCTGCAAGGAGGCCATCCAGGATCTGGCCAGGGGCTTCTCGAAGTCCAGTCCAACGACTCCCAGAACGGGAGGAGCTCCCAGGCGATCCACTTCGGCGGATTCGCGGATACCGCGGCCCAAGCACCTCACCAGTCCCAGTCCCGTGCGGAAAGAGTTCAAGCGGCAAAACACTTACACGCTGGCCACGCCCTCGCCAACGCCCAGTCCACAGGTGGAACGGAAGGCAAGGTTGAG CTCCCTGCAGGAGAAGCCCCCGACTGTGTCCAGTTTCCAGGCAGCCGACCCATTGGCGGAGTCCCAAAGCTTCATCCGGCAGCCGCAGAAGGATTTGTTGGACCTGAGTCTCCTGGGCGACGATGAGCTGATTGTGCGCGAGGAGAAGCGGGTTAGCATCAGCTGGTCGAGGGATGCTTCCCCAGCCCCGCTGATGACCTCCTCGGGCACCACCAAGTCCGAATCGCCGGAGCAGGAGCCGGCCATGAGCTCCTCCAGCGAATCCAGTCCGCCCATCGACGTGCAGATCGCCCAGGGAGCTCGCAAGAAGTCGAGCACTCCACTCAAATCTAGTCAGAGCGAGGGCTCCCAGGTGACCGTGATCGAACAGCCGGCCACCAAAGCCCAGCTCCATCAGTTGGCCCAGGCGGATTCGGAGCCCCGAAAAAA AACCGAACTGTCCAAGGGTCTACAAGAGGCCCTCAAGGTCATTAACGACTCGCTGCTAAAGAAGTTGGGTGCCAAGCCCATATCCTCGCAGAGCCTCAAGTCGGCGAAGGCGACTATCCAGGATCACTGGTTCATCAACTCCAGTACCGGCAAGTCCGATCCTCACCAGGTGGAGGACTACCTCGATTACTTCGAATCTCTGTCGGTGCCTCTGCTGGAGTATTGTGTTAATCTGTCCGACAATAAT GGCAACACAGCCATGCACTATGCAGTCTCGCACGGCAACTTCGACGTGGTATCCATTTTGCTCGATTCTAAGGTTTGCGATGTAAACCAGATGAATAACGCCGGATACACATCGGTGATGCTCGTATCGTTGGCCAAGCTGAAGCAGCCCTCCCATCGGACAGTCGTCGAGCGACTGTTCAAGATGGCCGATGTCAACATACGGGCCAAGAAG CACTGCCAGACCGCTTTGATGCTCGCTGTGTCGCATGGTAACGGGGATATGGTCAATATGCTCCTGGACGCCGGGGCGGACATCAACATACAGGACGAGGACGGCAGCACGGCGTTGATGTGTGCCGCCGAACATGGACGAGTGGAGGTTATCAAGCACCTGCTGTCGCATCCGGATTGCGATTCCCTGGTCAACGATGTG gATGGCAGCACCGCCTTTAAGATCGCATGGCAGGCCGGGCATCGGGATGTGGGACTTCTCATCTACGTCCACGAACAGATGCTACGGAGCAAGCTGCCGAACCGCGGAGTGCCCACCAAAAGCTCCCTGATTTCGACCCAGCGCCACAATAGGCAGCCATCGCAGTAG